The proteins below come from a single Stomoxys calcitrans chromosome 1, idStoCalc2.1, whole genome shotgun sequence genomic window:
- the LOC131996766 gene encoding uncharacterized protein LOC131996766 has translation MYEKINEWASMEPDKAEKDFDCTKSLKNWPDELTKPKNTLAEMLEQCHTNTKRVDQQDQCSVRSSHNGVVGRKATNTKILWKTHWSSAINHNSNLNTAAVRSRDVVGKVQSTNAPVAAAVEHSLNVNNSQHVVPYASSVSSLNTVDANAVDNDDAVFEANVLPNSNWVRVQRRRKRKDKVIYGENNTTNELDVVISKKWVHISSFKPSVTSEHITDFIQKNANIAKSNMECYVLVKKDVDINSLKRVNFKLGVTSNHYDDVINPNGIASPLINEVHGLKIYYHNLSGMRTKSKDVFDFSNQLNYDVIALVETWLNDDFCDAEFFDLNLFAVYRKDRNVSRTGYSRGGGVLLAVKSQYKSNLCGLDDDSGLLDQIAVCINGLNLSVVLCLSYIPPGSSASIYSKHIDNIFAIEVSMGSKANICVMGDFNLPNICWSKFDDNHFLTPTNVNKDYEVNCIDTLLSLNLVQINHFSNQLHRFLDLIFVPNDFKFNVYECLAPISPSNLHHMPIVVEVGYFNFLKSSPSQNLALNYNVCDFNMLNSILGSIDWIKIFNDKTSSVCYDFFIEKVSDILKSNVPFKKNKPHKLPWYTTGLKKLKNLRNKFHKRFLAHGDPEDLVQCKHYQREFNFLNKFLYKQYILDKENEIKANPKSFWSYVNSKRKTSDIPSTLTYNGCTSKSGVDVVNMFASFFKSNFDSPVTSSAAVLDSVSAINLANISVSDEDVLDAIFNIKNSFKHDADGLCAYFLKKCSICVAPILTFIFNLSIKEGIFINRWKVASITPVFKGGRKDDHGFFSGRSTSTNLVLFTEYCLSAFERGCQVEAIYTDLSKAFDKVSHSILLDKLQELGFHSNFLSWIASYLHNRVCTVKVESFVSSPYIQTSGVPQGSILGPLLFILFINGISSCFSTSRFLLYADDLKIFHKIESMSDVFDLQNDLDNLLNCVIQSKLHLKLLEEIIDYLDKSPRCSKQATPPPPKETPPPKETTSAKDSLKRNRPEIRKKCLQLISSKKR, from the exons caacaaacacaaaaatctTGTGGAAAACTCATTGGTCATCGGCGATCAACCATAACTCCAATCTTAATACTGCAGCAGTGAGGAGCCGTGATGTTGTTGGTAAGGTTCAAAGTACAAATGCCCCTgtcgctgctgctgtcgaacATTCGTTGAACGTAAACAACAGCCAACATGTTGTGCCATACGCGTCATCTGTATCATCGCTTAACACAGTAGATGCTAATGCTGTTGATAATGATGATGCTGTGTTTGAAGCCAACGTCCTACCTAATTCTAATTGGGTGCGTGTCCAGAGGCGTAGAAAAAGAAAGGataaggtcatttatggtgaaaATAATACAACAAATGAATTGGATGTTGTTATTTCTAAGAAATGGGTGCATATTTCATCTTTTAAGCCATCAGTTACGAGCGAGCATATCACTGACTTTATTCAAAAGAATGCTAACATTGCAAAGTCTAATATGGAGTGCTATGTGCTTGTGAAAAAAGATGTTGACATCAATAGTTTAAAACGCGTCAACTTTAAGCTTGGTGTTACATCTAATCATTACGATGACGTCATCAACCCAAA TGGAATCGCTTCCCCATTGATTAATGAGGTGCATGgtttaaaaatttactaccataATCTGTCTGGTATGCGTACGAAATCCAAGGATGTTTTTGATTTCTCCAATCAATTGAACTATGATGTTATTGCTCTTGTTGAAACCTGGTTGAACGATGACTTTTGTGATGCTGAGTTCTTCGATCTAAATTTATTTGCTGTTTACCGTAAAGATAGAAATGTTTCAAGGACTGGATATTCTAGAGGAGGTGGTGTGCTCTTGGCCGTTAAATCTCAATACAAGTCAAACTTATGTGGTTTGGATGATGACAGCGGATTATTAGACCAAATTGCTGTATGCATAAATGGTTTAAATCTTAGCGTTGTATTATGTTTGTCTTACATACCCCCAGGTAGTAGTGCATCTATTTATTCGAAGCATATTGATAATATTTTTGCTATTGAAGTAAGCATGGGGTCGAAAGCTAATATTTGTGTTATGGGTGATTTTAATTTACCTAACATTTGTTGGTCAAAATTTGACGACAATCATTTTTTAACGCCCACTAATGTAAACAAGGATTACGAGGTCAATTGTATTGATACTTTATTAAGTTTAAATCTTGTTCAAATTAATCATTTTTCTAATCAACTTCACCGATTTCTTGATCTTATTTTTGTTCcaaatgattttaaatttaatgtttatgAATGTTTGGCTCCAATTTCCCCATCTAATCTACATCATATGCCTATTGTTGTTGAAGTAGGTTATTTTAACTTTCTAAAATCATCACCGTCTCAAAATCTGGCTCTAAATTATAACGTTTGTGATTTTAATATGTTGAATTCAATTCTTGGCTCCATTGAttggataaaaatatttaatgataAAACATCATcagtttgttatgatttttttatagaaaaagtctcTGATATACTTAAATCTAATGTTCCGTTTAAGAAAAATAAGCCACATAAACTGCCTTGGTATACGACAGGTCTtaagaaacttaaaaatttacgaaataaaTTTCATAAGCGCTTTTTGGCGCATGGTGATCCAGAAGATTTGGTCCAATGCAAGCATTATCAacgtgaatttaattttttaaataaattcctCTATAAGCAATACATTCTGGATAAAGAGAATGAAATTAAAGCCAATCCTAAAAGCTTTTGGTCTTATGTTAACTCTAAAAGGAAAACATCTGATATCCCATCTACTCTCACATATAATGGCTGtacatcaaaatctggtgtGGACGTGGTTAATATGTTTGCTTCTTTTTTCAAATCTAATTTTGATTCTCCCGTAACAAGTAGCGCGGCAGTCCTTGATTCTGTATCTGCTATtaatttggcaaatatttctGTTTCGGATGAAGATGTGTTGGACgctatttttaatattaagaaTAGTTTTAAACACGACGCCGATGGCCTTTGTgcttattttctaaaaaagtgTTCTATTTGTGTAGCTCCAATTTTAACTTTCATTTTCAATCTCTCTATTAAGGAGGgtatatttattaatagatgGAAAGTAGCATCAATTACCCCAGTTTTTAAAGGTGGCAGAAAAGACGAT catggattttttTCAGGAAGATCAACTTCAACTAATTTGGTTCTCTTTACAGAATATTGCCTATCTGCCTTTGAACGTGGCTGTCAAGTTGAAGCCATTTACACAGATTTATCAAAAGCTTTCGATAAAGTATCACATTCTATATTGCTCGATAAATTACAAGAATTAGGGTTTCATTCCAATTTTCTTTCTTGGATCGCTTCATATCTTCACAACAGAGTGTGTACAGTAAAGGTGGAGAGTTTTGTATCTTCACCTTATATTCAAACTTCCGGTGTGCCTCAGGGTAGTATCTTGGGGccacttctttttattttattcataaatGGCATTTCCTCATGCTTTTCAACATCTAGATTTCTGCTCTATGCTgatgatttaaaaatatttcataaaattgaGTCTATGTCTGATGTCTTCGATTTACAGAATGACTTGGACAATCTGCTGA ATTGCGTCATCCAATCcaaacttcatttaaaattg CTTGAGGAAATCATTGATTATTTGGATAAAAGTCCTAGATGCTCCAAACaggcaacaccaccaccacctaaaGAAACGCCGCCACCTAAAGAAACTACTTCTGCTAAAGATTCTCTAAAGCGGAACAGACCAGAAATACGGAAAAAATGTCTACAGCTGATCTCATCGAAAAAGAGGTGA